A genomic window from Lycium barbarum isolate Lr01 chromosome 4, ASM1917538v2, whole genome shotgun sequence includes:
- the LOC132637785 gene encoding receptor-like protein 33, whose protein sequence is MSTILGDSLIYEDSVRLVIKSQDIELEKITTILTAIDLSSNDFEGVILKALKDLGSLWILNLSDNNLRGDIPMEMGQLNMLEVLDLYWNHLTGKSPQELTKLNPRVSQFNTFENNSYGGNFDLCGPPLSNHCGTSDPSHVPHPLESEEEDESYFASGFT, encoded by the exons ATGAGTACAATTTTAGGAGATTCTCTTATATATGAGGATTCTGTTAGGTTGGTGATCAAAAGCCAGGATATTGAGCTTGAAAAGATCACCACAATTTTGACAGCCATAGATCTCTCAAGCAACGATTTTGAAGGTGTGATTCTGAAAGCACTAAAGGATCTTGGCTCACTTTGGATACTCAATTTATCCGATAATAATCTCAGAGGTGATATTCCCATGGAAATGGGGCAATTGAATATGCTTGAAGTGTTAGATCTTTATTGGAATCATCTCACAGGAAAGAGTCCACAGGAACTGACAAAACTAAA TCCTCGAGTTTCACAATTCAACACATTTGAAAATAACTCGTATGGTGGAAACTTTGATTTATGTGGTCCTCCTTTATCAAATCATTGTGGAACGAGTGATCCGTCACATGTTCCTCATCCATTGGAGTCCGAAGAAGAAGATGAGTCATACTTTGCGAGTGGATTTACCTAG
- the LOC132637786 gene encoding uncharacterized protein LOC132637786, whose protein sequence is MAPQSTPSNVSSASTEKGEANLLPPSHPYYLNASDSPGMNLINVNFDGASFGNWKRGVLISLLAKTKLRFINEKAQVLDETSSPFEQWRRCNDMVIAWLLNSLRKDISESVIYSQTASDLWNELQERYGQLDGSKLFQLQRDLNNITQGTIDVASYFNKLKKLWDQLKVLNTFMVCSCECKCGVKEHNHKMNEDMKLVQFLMGLNEAFPTCRGNILMMKPLPSSNQGLFNHPP, encoded by the coding sequence ATGGCACCACAATCGACTCCTAGTAATGTTTCCAGTGCTTCTACTGAGAAAGGAGAAGCAAATCTCCTTCCACCATCTCATCCTTACTACTTGAATGCCTCAGATTCACCTGGAATGAATTTGATAAATGTTAATTTTGATGGAGCCAGTTTTGGAAATTGGAAGAGAGGAGTTCTGATTTCTCTCTTAGCCAAAACCAAGTTACGCTTTATCAATGAAAAGGCACAAGTACTAGATGAAACCTCATCTCCGTTTGAGCAGTGGAGAAGGTGCAATGACATGGTCATTGCTTGGCTTTTGAACTCTCTAAGAAAGGATATTTCAGAGAGTGTGATTTATTCACAAACAGCTTCAGATCTATGGAATGAGCTCCAAGAGAGGTATGGTCAGCTTGATGGTTCAAAACTTTTTCAATTACAAAGAGATCTCAATAATATCACCCAAGGAACAATTGATGTTGCAAGTTATTTCAATAAACTGAAGAAACTGTGGGATCAACTGAAAGTGCTCAATACATTTATGGTGTGTAGCTGTGAATGCAAGTGTGGTGTTAAGgaacataatcataagatgaaTGAAGATATGAAGCTAGTACAGTTCCTAATGGGACTTAATGAAGCTTTCCCAACATGTAGAGGGAACATTCTTATGATGAAACCACTACCCTCTAGTAATCAAGGCTTATTCAATCATCCTCCATGA